Proteins encoded by one window of Conger conger chromosome 1, fConCon1.1, whole genome shotgun sequence:
- the LOC133133121 gene encoding CD276 antigen-like isoform X6, with protein MDLGKLTFPLEQNWLQRKKRKKAGESAFMATGCVGEKMRSLIFLLQLFILIPAAEISVPVVAAPGSDIILSCSFPLSETDLLFNLIVVWEHGDEVVHSYYKAPGHLEEQSPAYRGRTQLSPDQLAVGDASLRLTGVRASDHGKYTCDVTNEQGRKIWKQIFLVVAAAYDEPELAIQTTCDSVILTFLSTLGFPEPTVLWRTETGSDITNQSNTSMVLKGGGEHYEVVSEMVLKQSDPLNWTVTFEMRLELLNQSFSRSVSLHPLPDCQGTPVGPWNRLSLLVPLLVVLACLVITVFWYKKCLSHGPGKVDVPIGTEPVAEEEEEEGPGPVSGPVSGPVSGPVSGPVSGPVSGPVSGPVSGPVSGPVSGPVSGSLQVQIEGPPCSPEVSRSPETLYS; from the exons ATGGACCTGGGAAAGTTGACATTCCCGTTGGAGCAGAACTGGttgcagaggaagaagaggaagaaagcAGGCGAAAGTGCATTC ATGGCTACTGGGTGCGTTGGGGAGAAGATGAGAAGTCTTATATTTCTGCTGCAGCTGTTTATTC TTATTCCTGCTGCTGAGATCTCCGTGCCAGTGGTGGCAGCCCCGGGAAGTGACATCATCCTCAGCTGTTCTTTTCCACTCAGTGAAACTGACCTACTCTTCAATCTAATAGTGGTCTGGGAGCATGGTGATGAGGTGGTGCACAGTTACTACAAAGCACCAGGCCATCTGGAGGAGCAGAGTCCAGCATACAGGGGGCGCACTCAGCTGTCCCCAGACCAGCTGGCTGTGGGCGATGCCTCACTCAGGCTAACGGGGGTGCGAGCGAGTGACCATGGCAAGTACACGTGCGATGTGACCAATGAGCAGGGCAGGAAGATTTGGAAGCAGATTTTTCTAGTAGTAGCAG CTGCATATGATGAACCTGAGCTTGCCATCCAGACCACCTGCGACAGCGTCATCCTCACCTTCCTCTCCACCCTGGGCTTCCCTGAGCCCACTGTGCTGTGGAGAAccgagacaggaagtgacatcaccaacCAGAGCAACACCTCTATGGTCCTGAAAGGAGGGGGAGAACATTATGAGGTGGTGAGCGAGATGGTGCTGAAGCAGAGTGACCCACTCAATTGGACTGTCACATTTGAGATGAGGCTGGAGCTCCTCAACCAGAGCTTCTCCCGCTCCGTcagcctccaccccctcccag ATTGCCAAGGAACGCCAGTGGGACCCTGGAACAGACTGTCTCTGCTTGTACCGCTATTAGTGGTACTGGCTTGCTTAGTCATTACTGTCTTCTGGTACAAAAAATGCCTGTCGCATGGACCTGGGAAAGTTGATGTTCCCATTGGAACAGAACCGGttgcagaggaagaagaggaagaaggccCAGGCCCAGTCTCAGGCCCAGTCTCAGGCCCAGTCTCAGGCCCAGTCTCAGGCCCAGTCTCAGGCCCAGTCTCAGGCCCAGTCTCAGGCCCAGTCTCAGGCCCAGTCTCAGGCCCAGTCTCAGGCCCAGTCTCAGGATCCCTCCAGGTTCAGATCGAAGGACCTCCATGTTCACCTGAAGTCTCACGGTCACCTGAGACCCTGTACTCGTGA
- the LOC133133121 gene encoding CD276 antigen-like isoform X3, with protein sequence MRNLSLPSRPPATASSSPSSPPWASLSPLCFGEPRQEVTNRSNTTMVLKGGGEHYEVVSEMVLKQSDPLNWTVTFEMRLELLNQSFSRSVSLRPLPDCCGTPVEQRDRLFLLVPLLVVLACLVIAVFWCKSSLLHGPGKVDIPVGAELVAEEEEEESRRKCILIPAAEISVPVVAAPGSDIILSCSFPLSETDLLFNLIVVWEHGDEVVHSYYKAPGHLEEQSPAYRGRTQLSPDQLAVGDASLRLTGVRASDHGKYTCDVTNEQGRKIWKQIFLVVAAAYDEPELAIQTTCDSVILTFLSTLGFPEPTVLWRTETGSDITNQSNTSMVLKGGGEHYEVVSEMVLKQSDPLNWTVTFEMRLELLNQSFSRSVSLHPLPDCQGTPVGPWNRLSLLVPLLVVLACLVITVFWYKKCLSHGPGKVDVPIGTEPVAEEEEEEGPGPVSGPVSGPVSGPVSGPVSGPVSGPVSGPVSGPVSGPVSGPVSGSLQVQIEGPPCSPEVSRSPETLYS encoded by the exons ATGAGGAACCTGAGCTTGCCATCCAGACCACCTGCGACAGCGTCATCCTCACCTTCCTCTCCACCCTGGGCTTCCCTGAGCCCACTGTGCTTTGGCGAACCGAGACAGGAAGTCACCAACCGGAGCAACACCACTATGGTCCTGAAAGGAGGGGGAGAACATTATGAGGTGGTGAGCGAGATGGTGCTGAAGCAGAGTGACCCACTCAATTGGACTGTCACATTTGAGATGAGGCTGGAGCTCCTCAACCAGAGCTTCTCCCGCTCCGTCAGCCTCCGCCCACTCCCAG ATTGCTGTGGAACGCCAGTGGAACAAAGGGACAGACTGTTTCTGCTTGTACCGCTATTAGTGGTACTGGCTTGCTTAGTCATTGCTGTCTTCTGGTGCAAAAGCAGCCTGCTGCATGGACCTGGGAAAGTTGACATTCCCGTTGGAGCAGAACTGGttgcagaggaagaagaggaagaaagcAGGCGAAAGTGCATTC TTATTCCTGCTGCTGAGATCTCCGTGCCAGTGGTGGCAGCCCCGGGAAGTGACATCATCCTCAGCTGTTCTTTTCCACTCAGTGAAACTGACCTACTCTTCAATCTAATAGTGGTCTGGGAGCATGGTGATGAGGTGGTGCACAGTTACTACAAAGCACCAGGCCATCTGGAGGAGCAGAGTCCAGCATACAGGGGGCGCACTCAGCTGTCCCCAGACCAGCTGGCTGTGGGCGATGCCTCACTCAGGCTAACGGGGGTGCGAGCGAGTGACCATGGCAAGTACACGTGCGATGTGACCAATGAGCAGGGCAGGAAGATTTGGAAGCAGATTTTTCTAGTAGTAGCAG CTGCATATGATGAACCTGAGCTTGCCATCCAGACCACCTGCGACAGCGTCATCCTCACCTTCCTCTCCACCCTGGGCTTCCCTGAGCCCACTGTGCTGTGGAGAAccgagacaggaagtgacatcaccaacCAGAGCAACACCTCTATGGTCCTGAAAGGAGGGGGAGAACATTATGAGGTGGTGAGCGAGATGGTGCTGAAGCAGAGTGACCCACTCAATTGGACTGTCACATTTGAGATGAGGCTGGAGCTCCTCAACCAGAGCTTCTCCCGCTCCGTcagcctccaccccctcccag ATTGCCAAGGAACGCCAGTGGGACCCTGGAACAGACTGTCTCTGCTTGTACCGCTATTAGTGGTACTGGCTTGCTTAGTCATTACTGTCTTCTGGTACAAAAAATGCCTGTCGCATGGACCTGGGAAAGTTGATGTTCCCATTGGAACAGAACCGGttgcagaggaagaagaggaagaaggccCAGGCCCAGTCTCAGGCCCAGTCTCAGGCCCAGTCTCAGGCCCAGTCTCAGGCCCAGTCTCAGGCCCAGTCTCAGGCCCAGTCTCAGGCCCAGTCTCAGGCCCAGTCTCAGGCCCAGTCTCAGGCCCAGTCTCAGGATCCCTCCAGGTTCAGATCGAAGGACCTCCATGTTCACCTGAAGTCTCACGGTCACCTGAGACCCTGTACTCGTGA